The segment ACAGGTTTTGGAGTGATAAATGGAAAACGATGACGTTATTATCGAACGTTTTCTGGATGCGATGTGGATGGAGCGAGGATTATCTGAAAATACCTTGTCGTCTTACCGCAATGATCTAACCAAGCTATTACGCTGGTTAAAACAAGAGTCGCGTAATGTCATCAGTGTTTCAGTTGATGATTTACAGCGTTATCAGCAATGGCTATTTGATAAAGATTATAAGCAAACCTCACGTGCACGTATGGTTTCTGCGATTCGTCGTTTATTTCAATATTTACATCGTGAAAAGATGCGCGACGATGATCCGAGTGCGATGCTAGTGACACCTAAATTACCTAAACGCTTACCCAAAGATTTAAGTGAAGCGCAAGTCGATGCGTTATTAGAAGCGCCCGATGTTAATGATCCGATTGAACTACGTGATAAAGCGATGCTTGAATTATTGTATGCGACAGGCTTGCGTGTAACCGAGCTTGTGACATTAACAATGGAAAATATTAGCTTGCGCCAAGGTGTAGTGAGGATCACTGGTAAAGGTGATAAAGAGCGATTAGTCCCGATGGGAGAAAATGCCGTCGATTGGATTGAACAATTTATTGAAACTGGGCGTCCGCAACTACTAGGAGAAAAAAGCTCTGATGTGTTATTTCCTAGTCGCCGAGCAAGACAAATGACCCGTCAAACCTTTTGGCATCGGATTAAACACTATGCTGTTTTAGCGGGAATTGACGCAGATACATTATCACCTCACGTGATGCGTCACGCTTTTGCAACGCACTTATTAAATTACGGTGCGGATCTTCGTGTGGTACAAATGTTGCTTGGACATAGTGACCTATCAACCACACAAATTTATACCCATGTTGCAACGGAAAGGTTAAAACAATTACACCAAACTCACCATCCTCGCGCATAATTGTGAGAGAGTGTTAGGTAAATTAGTGAATACTATTTGCGTTCCGTTAGAGTTAACTTATTCTTGCCTAACAAATGATAGTAGAAAATTTGAAACTATTTTACGATGGATTAGGTCTCATAAAGATTGAGAATATCATCATTAATTAAGGATAAATTAAATGCACTTTATCAGCCGAACAATTGTGGCAACAGCGGTTGCTTTAACGGCTTTTTCAGCGGCAGCGAAGCCAGATGAAGCGGCGATTAGTCAGCAACTTGCTAAAATAGGCTTAACCCCTTCATCGATTGAAGCGTCTCCGATTTCAGGATTAAATGAAATCATGACAGAGCGTGGCATTGTTTATGCTTCTGATGATGGTAAGTATTTTGTCGTTGGCCACTTATACGAAAATAATGGTGCGCAGCCTGTTAACTTAACAGAGCAAAAAATGGCAAAAATGAACAAGGATAAAATTGCAGCGATGGAAAAAGACATGATTGTCTATCCTGCAAAGAACGAAAAATATGTCGTTACCGTGTTCACAGATACAAGCTGTGGTTACTGCCGTAAATTACATAATGAGATTAAAGGATATAATGACGAAGGTATTACTGTTCGTTATTTAGCTTTCCCTCGTGGTGGTGAGCGTTCTAGCAACTTTAATCAAATGAGTGCGATCTGGGGTGCTAAAGATCGTGCAAAAGCGATGGATGATGCGAAGAGTGGCAATTTTGATACAAGTAAGATCACACCTCGTCCTGATTTAGTGCGTGCACAATACGAGCTTGGTGTCGCAATGGGTGTGAACGGTACGCCTGCTATTGTTCTCGCTGATGGTACGATGATCCCTGGTTATCAGCCGCCTGCGGCATTACGTCAGCTACTTGATAGCCAACCAAAAAGCTAATTTATCGTAGCCGATGATGGAATAATAGAAAGCCTGAGCATTATGTTCAGGCTTTTTTGTTATAGGCTATTTCGGTACTATGAAAAGATAATAATACTGATAAGAAGCCTGATTATGATTGAAATTAAACGTCGCCCTTTAGCTGATACTGAGGGGTTCTCAGATCAAATCCCTCCGATCTTACAACGTATTTATGCTAGCCGTGGGATCAAAAATGATGCTGAGTTAGAGCGTAGTGCCAAGGGGCTACTTAATTACAATCAGCTTCATGGTATGACTAGTGCAGTTCAGTTGTTAGTGGATGCACTTTCGCAAAACACACGAATTATCATTGTTGGTGATTTTGATGCTGATGGTGCAACAAGTTCAGCATTATCTGTGTTAGCGCTTCGTATGCTCGGCTGTAAAAATGTTGATTATTTAGTGCCTAACCGTTTCGACGATGGATATGGCCTTAGCCCTGAAGTGGTTGAACAAGCCATTGAACGTGGCGCAGAACTAATTATGACCGTGGATAACGGAGTCTCTTCGATTGCTGGCGTTGCGGTAGCGAAAGAAAAAGGCTTGACCGTATTAGTTACCGATCACCATTTACCAGGTGATTGTTTACCGATCGCTGATGCGATTGTTAATCCAAATCTGAATGAGTGTGGGTTTCCATCTAAAGCGCTGTGTGGTGTCGGGGTTGCTTTCTACCTCATGTTGGCACTACGCGCTGAATTGCGTCAGAGAGGCTGGTTTGAACAGCAAGGCATCGCCATGCCTAATCTGGCTGAATTACTCGATTTAGTCGCACTGGGAACTGTAGCTGATGTCGTTGCACTCGATGGTAATAATCGTATTTTAGTACATCAAGGCTTACAACGTATTCGTGCGGGTAAGTGTCGTCCTGGTATTCAAGCGCTAATTGAGGTTGCCAATCGCGATCCAGCACGTTTAGTGACCAGTGACTTAGGGTTTGCTTTAGGGCCTCGTATTAATGCCGCAGGACGATTAGATGATATGTCGTTTGGGGTTGAACTCCTGTTGTGTGACAACATTCAATCAGCGCGTCGTATGGCATCAGAGCTAGATGGCTTAAATCAGACTCGAAAAGAAATAGAGCAGGGCATGAAAGATGAGGCCTTAGCGATTTGTGAGCGTTTGAAGTTTAATCAGCAAGATATGCCTTATGGTTTAGTGCTATTCCAGCGCGATTGGCACCAAGGTGTGATTGGTATTTTAGCCTCACGTATTAAAGATAAATATCATCGTCCAGTGATCGCATTTGCCGATGCGGGTAACGGTGAAATTAAAGGCTCATGTCGCTCAATTTCAGGATTACATATGCGTGATGCGCTAGATCTTGTCGATACTCAAAATCCTGGGATGATTTTGAAATTTGGTGGTCACGCGATGGCGGCTGGGCTTACTATCCCTGAAGATAAACTAGATGCTTTTAGTAAAGCTTTTGATGCGGTGGTACGTAATGTACTTGATGAAGAAGCGCTAAAAGGGGTATTGATGACAGATGGTGAGTTAGGCAGTCATGAATTAAACCTAGATGTCGCTGAAATTCTTCGTGCTGGTGGTCCTTGGGGGCAACAATTCCCTGAGCCAACCTTTGATGGCACTTTTCGATTATTACACCAAAAGTTAGTGGGCGGTAAACACCTTAAGATGATGGTAGAGCCCCTAAGTGGCGGTAGTGTGATTGATGCGATTGCTTTTAACGTGGATGTGAAACGTTGGCCTGATGCATCGGTCCAGCAAGTTGGATTGGTTTACCGGTTAGATGTAAACGAGTACCGAGGCAATCGCAGTGTGCAACTGATGGTTGAAGATTTAATCGCGAAATAAGTATTATTTTCAACTTTTGACGGTCAATATCATAATGGCGAGATGTTCAAGGCAGATAAAGTCTAGAATCTCGCCATTTTATTATTAATTTTCTTATAACCTTTCTCTCCCTCTGTATATTCTATCTACAATTCGATAGAATCTTTCGGTTATGTCCATTTCGACAATGAAGAGTGGCAATGTTCGAGATTAATCCTATTAAAAACCGACTTGAGGATGTGTCAGCACGTACTGATACCCTTAGGGGGTACCTTTGACTACGATGCTAAGAAAGAGCGTCTAGAAGAGGTAAACGCAGAATTAGAGCAACCAGATGTATGGAATGAACCTGATCGCGCACAAGCGTTAGGTAAAGAGCGTGCATCACTGGAAGCTGTAGTTGAAACCATTGACCTACTAGATCAAGGCGTTGAAGACGTTGAAGGTTTATTAGAACTGGCGGTGGAAGAAAACGATCAAGAAACATTTGATGAGATTGAACCTGAGTTAGCTGAGCTTGAAGCTAAGTTAGCTAAGTTAGAGTTTCGTCGTATGTTTGCAGGCGATCACGATGCCTCTGATTGTTACCTTGACCTTCAAGCAGGTTCAGGTGGTACAGAAGCACAAGATTGGACTTCAATGATGCTACGCATGTATTTGCGTTGGGCTGATGCCAAAGGTTTTAAAACCGAAATCATTGAAATCTCAGATGGTGATGTTGCTGGTCTGAAATCAGTTACCGTTCGTATCAGTGGCGAGTATGCTTATGGCTGGTTACGTACTGAAACAGGTGTTCACCGTTTAGTGCGTAAGTCACCTTTTGATTCAGGTGGTCGTCGTCATACTTCTTTTGCTTCAGCATTCGTTTATCCTGAAATTGATGACAATATCGTGATTGATATTAACCCATCAGATCTACGTATTGACGTATACCGTGCATCAGGCGCGGGTGGTCAGCACGTTAACACCACGGAATCTGCGGTACGTATTACCCACCTTCCAACTAACATTGTGGTGCAGTGTCAGAACGATCGCTCTCAGCATAAAAACAAAGATCAGGCAATGAAGCAGTTAAAAGCGAAATTGTTTGAATATGAAATGCAGAAGCAAAATGCTGAAAAGCAAGCCAGTGAAGATACCAAATCCGACATTGGTTGGGGTAGTCAAATTCGTTCATACGTATTAGATGACTCCCGCATTAAAGATTTACGTACTGGGGTGGAAAATCGTAACACCCAAGCAGTACTGGACGGTGATTTAGACCGTTTTATAGAAGCAAGCCTGAAATCAGGTCTTTAACCGAATTCCGGTAAAAATTTAAGGGTTACCCCATGACTGATCAATTACAAGATGAGAATAAGCTGATTGCTGAGCGTCGCGCTAAATTAGATATGATCCGCGAGAACTGCAAAGCAAATGGCCACCCCAATGATTTCCGTCGCGATAGCTTAGCGGCAGATCTAAATGCAAAATACGGCGAAATGACCAAAGAAGAGCTTGAAGAAGCGGGTCATGTATTTGCAATCGCGGGTCGTATTATGGCTAAGCGTGGTCCTTTCTTAGCTATTCAAGATGTATCTGGTCGTATTCAAGCTTACGCATCAAAAGATGTGCAGAAAGAGCTAAAAGAGAAGTATTCAGGCTTAGATATCGGTGACATTATCGGTATTAAAGGTGCCCTTCATAAGTCAGGTAAAGGTGATCTTTACGTGAATATGGATGAGTACGAGCTGCTAACAAAAGCACTGCGTCCTTTACCTGAAAAATTCCATGGCTTAACTGACCAAGAAATGCGTTACCGTCAGCGTTACGTTGATCTTATTGTTAACGACGATTCACGTCATGCCTTTGTGGTTCGTTCAAAAGTGGTATCTGCGATCCGTAGCTTCATGGTAACGAAAGGCTTCATGGAAGTTGAAACACCAATGATGCATGTGATCCCTGGTGGTGCAACAGCACGTCCATTTATCACACACCATAACGCACTAGATATCGATATGTACCTACGCGTTGCACCAGAGCTTTACCTTAAGCGTCTAGTGGTTGGTGGTTTTGAGCGTGTATTCGAAATCAACCGTAACTTCCGTAACGAAGGTCTATCTCCTCGTCATAACCCTGAATTCACCATGATGGAATTCTACATGGCGTACGCAGATTACAACGATCTGATGGATCTGACAGAAGAAATGCTAAGTAGCATTGCGATTGACGTTCTTGGTTCTTCTAAAATGCCATACGGTGAGTTTGAAGTTGAATTTGCAGGTCCATACACACGTATGAGCATGTTAGATGCTATCAAGCAATACAACCCAGAGCGTGCAGAGATCCAAGCATTAACTTACGAAGGCGTTGCTGATCGTGAGCTAATGGTGAAGATTGCTAAATCTGTACACGTTGATGTTGAAGATTTCTGGACTTGTGGTCAGCTGCTAGAAGAGATCTTTGGTGAAACCGCTGAACCTCAACTAATGCAACCAACCTTCATCACTGAGTACCCAGCAGATATTTCTCCACTTGCTCGTCGTAACGATGAAAACCCATTCATTACTGACCGTTTTGAATTCTTCATCGGTGGTCGTGAAGTAGCGAATGGTTTCTCTGAGCTTAATGATGCACAAGATCAAGACCAACGCTTTAAAGCGCAGGTTGATGCTAAAGATGCAGGTGATGATGAAGCAATGTACTACGATGCAGACTACATTACTGCACTAGAGCACGGCTTACCACCAACAGCGGGTCAAGGTATTGGTATCGATCGCCTAGTGATGTTATTTACCAATACACATACTATCCGTGACGTGATCCTATTCCCAGCAATGCGTCCTCAAAGCAACTAATTCTAAGCCCTGATATAAAAACCACCGTTTAGCGGTGGTTTTTTTTGCTAAAAACAAATTTGCATAACAGTTTCCTTACATTTAGTAGTACTATTTTTTAATTTGTTGCATTAAAAATGAATGTGATTTTTAGAATAATTCATTAAGATTGTGATGTATTTCGACAAAATGTAACTTTTAAGATAAAAATTAGATGCATAGTTTGAATTTGATAGTAAACATGTTGCGCACTGGCGTGGCGTACATATAGTATTGTTAAGTATTTGGTGCGGTTACTATTAATACACATTACAACAACAGTCGTGCTACGTAATAACGTTATCAAGGGCGATTAGGGATGGATAAACGAAATAAGATCGGGGCAGCGAATTCAATTGTTGTCTTTGGCGGAGTGAATCAAAAGTGGCTTCCATCAATGGAGGCGGCTGGATGGTCATGTCACCGTTGTTATGATTTACGCGCAGCAGAATCTTTATTGTTAGAAATGGGCCCCTGTGTAGGTGTTGTAGATCTAAGTAATGATGATTTCAGTTTGCATAGCTTAGCCGCACTTGTGAATCGTAATAAGCAAGTGCGCTGGATAGCGATTGTGCGTGATGAACAATTAAATAATGAAGCTATCAGCCAATTTATTGTGAATTTTTGCTTAGATTATTTTTCTACTCCTGTTCCTTGTGAGCGACTAAAGCAAACCATTGGTCACCAAAGTGGAATGTTAGCGTTAGAACGCCAAGTTTGGCCTCAGCTAGGCCAATTTGGACAACAAGGCTTGCAAGGCAATACGCCGGTGATGAAGAAGCTTCGTGATCAAGTTAAGCGTGTTGCATTAAGTGATGTACCTGTTTTGATCAATGGTGAAATCGGTACCGGAAAATTGGTAGTAGCAGAAGCATTACATCAAGCTTCGGTTCGAGCCAAAAAGCCGCTAGTACGCGTTAATTGTGAAAATTTACAAGCCGGATGGATAAATGAGGTTGGACAAAACTCTTATCTCGATTTTGCTAATAACGGTGTGTTAGTGCTTAATGAGTTTACTTTACTTGCAGATGACCGAAAAAAAGAAGTACTGAAAATACTCAGTGATGGTGTCTATTATCATCCTGATGGCAGTATTTTAACGTTAGATATCCGTTTTATAGCCACCAGTAGCCACAATTTTGAAGATCTATCAGAGTTAGATACATTAACCCGAGATTTATATTTTAGATTAAATGTGGTGTCACTAACGGTACCGGCCTTACGTGAAAGAGGCAGTGATATTGTATTACTAGCAGAATTTTTACTCTTAAAATATGCAAGGCAATATAATAGTGTTGCTAAAACGTTTTCTGAACAAGCCAAAGCGATGTTGCTTCAATATCAATGGCCTGGCAATGTCCGTGAATTAATTAGCCAAATTAAGCGTTCAGTATTACTGGTTGAAACTAAGTGTATTGAAGCGGAGCATCTAGATATTCCTCGGGTTACTGAAGATAAGCAAAGTTTAAAGAAAATTCGTGAAGAATCGGAACGAACGGCGCTATTAACCGTATTAGAAAATAACAAAGGTCAAATCTCAGCTGCAGCGAGAGAGCTAGGTGTATCTCGCGCCACTATGTATCGATTGCTGAATAAACATGACTTGATCCCACCTCCTCGTTGTTTCCGCCAAACTTAATATCAGTTAGCTTTTATTGATTAATATAACAGCGACCGAAAGGTGGCTGTTTTTGTTTTAGAACTAAATATCATTCTCTCTATCAATACCATATAAACTTTTATGCTGATATTGAATGGACATATTGGTTTTAAATTAGTCTATAACAAATAAAAATAGAATCTTATAGCATAAAAACATGTAGTTACACTGGTGGCGTAAATTTACTTGTTATGTGTTAATGATTAGTTAATATTGGTTTTAAGCATATCTCACCAATTTGAAAATGTCGGATTCTTTAGTAAAAGAAGAATGACATGGTTAGAGTGCGAATCTTAATTTAAAACCAAGGAGAATGTCATTATGCGCCAGTCTGTGTATATCCGATTTGCTATTTTTTTAATCCAACAAGATGTTAAACGAGAAGAGGCGTTATGGCGACATCAGCAACGTCGAGTCAGTGTATATTTACCTGTGTTTTCTCCTCACTTATTGCGTGATGTGGGTGTTGAGAGTGATGGACGTATTGCATTAAGTCATCTTGTTCATGCCGAGCGTAAAGTTCGCCATCTCAGACGAACATTAAGGTTTAGACACAACACGTAAGGAGTTAGGCCAGTAAGTATTTTTACTTGCTGGCCAACCTTTACGTGGTACTCAAACACTAAGGGCAAGGGTTTGAGTATTGAATACCAACTTGCTCTAAATCTGTCATGACTTCTTCAGAAAGCATGAGATCAATACTGTTTATATTGTTTTCTAGCTGCTTCAGTGTAGTGGCACCGATAATATTTGCCGCAACAAAAGGACGTTGGTTAACAAATGCGAGTGCCATTTGGGCTGGATCGAGCCCGTGCTTATTAGCAACATCAATATAAGTTTGCGTAGCTTGAATACCTTGCTGATTGAAATAGCGTGAAAAGCGAGGAAACTCAGTGCATCGCGCCCCTTTAGGCTTGGCATTATTTAAGTATTTACCACTTAATGCGCCAAAAGCTAACGGGGAATAGGCGAGTAGCTCTACGCCTTCATGATGGCTAATTTCAGAAAGTCCGACTTCAAAACTACGGTTAAGTAAATTGTAGGGATTTTGAATAGATACGATTCTTGGTAGATTATGTTTTTCTGCGAGTTGCAGGTAAGACATGACTCCCCAAGGGGTTTCATTGGAGACTCCGATATATCTGATTTTTCCTGCTGTGACTAACTCACTTAATGCCTCTAGTGTTTCAATTAACGTAACACCAGAATGATCTTCTTCATAATGGTAGTTTAACTTACCAAAACAATTGGTTTGCCGTTGAGGCCAGTGCAGTTGGTAGAGATCGATATAATCGGTTTTTAACCGTATTAAACTATCATTCAGTGCGTCATGAATATGACGTCGATTAAGCGACATATTGTCACGAATATAAGGTACGTTGCGTGGACCAGCCACTTTAGTTGCAATAACAACTCTATCTCGTAATTGTGTTTTTTCTAGCCAGTTACCAATGTAACTTTCTGTTAATCCTTGGGTATTAGCATTCGGTGGTACGGGATACATTTCAGCGGTATCAATAAAATTTATACCGTGCTCGACGGCCAGATCTAATTGGCTATGGGCTTCAGTCTCATTATTTTGTTCACCAAATGTCATGGTACCGAGGCAGATCTTACTGATCTCTAAACTAGAATGCGGGATCGTATGGTATTTCATTCGCTGTCCTTGCCATTAATGTCTTTGATTTGACTATAGCTTGAAGCGTTTGGACTGAGAAGTGTAATTAAATATGAAATTAATATTATATTACGAACTTGATAGGAGGAGAAAACTGACACATAGTTAATGTTAGATCTTTTATTTTTTAGTGTGGATAAACAATGAAGCTATCTCAATTGAAGCCATGGCTTAAAGCGTCGCCAGATAAGATCCCACATTGTGTACTAACCTGTTATGCGGGGTATTCTGATTATCTGATGGAAATTGAATATAAGCATCAGTTACAACCCCTTAAAGATGAGCAAGATAATTTACTGCATTTTAAGACGATTGAGCAGGCACAGGTACTATTGAAATCTTTTGGGATCAGTAATATGACATTACGTTTAACTGATCCCTATGATGAATTCTTACCTGAAGGGATCACGGCTGCTTGTGAAGAAGATATGGTGCTGCATTTTTAGTCCTGCGGTGTAACGCAGTATACTTTTTAAATAAAGTATCGAGCTAAAATTTCTGCGGTAAAGTGTGTTTTTAAATAAAAACCACGAGGTAATGTTTTGATAGGCTGTCCATTTGCGCCGTAGGCTTCTGTTAGTACTTTACTATTTGCCGCTTTTGGTCGTAATTGCAGCACTTCGCCATGGCGTGCTGTGATGTGCTCGACTTGGCCGAGTACGATCATATCCATTAACTCTTCCCAGTCTTGTTTTAATTGCGCATCTTCGTCAATCGACGGACTCCACATTAACGGCGATCCAACATGGCGATCTGCTAAGGGAATATCTCGCTCACCTTCGACTGGGATCCATAATACCCGTGAGAGCTTATGACGAATATGGCTCGTTTCCCAACGTAATCCTTGTACCCCAATTAAAGGAGCGACACAGACAAAAGTTGTTTCTAGTGGTTTACCATTATAGCCAATAGGGATCGTTTTAAGCTCAATACCAAGATCGATAAAGTCAGGAACGGGTTTACTTCCCGCTGTTGCACCTAAATGCCATTCCAACAATTGCCCAACCCATCCTTTATCTCTTTTTAGATCAGCAGGTGGAACAATGCCAGCAAGATCGGCTAATTCTCCAAGCGTTAAACCTGCTAGCTGTTGGGCACGATTGAGGAGTTCTTGTTCAGTGAGGGGGGGCGAAGGTTGCTCTGGTTTTGGCATAGTGCTAGGTGATGATCATGATCTAAAAATAAGAAGAGTAAAGATCATAACATAGCTTTTTCCTGTTTGAGTGGGTAAATAGAGAGAAAAGGATCATTTTAAAAGATATCCACAGAATATTTTTATGAAATATTTTTTTTGCTGTGAACTGGTTAAATAGACAGGCTTAAGTTGGTGTTTTATTCATCTTGGCTATCTTGTGTTCGATCATTTTTTTTGTATGGTGTGGATAAAACCAGAATTGATTGATCTTTGACCGATCGTTTTTTTGAGATGTGAATATTCTATTTATTTAAATTTATTATGTACTCTTAATGATTTTAAATTATTGATTATTAATGCTTTTGTGTTTTTATTTTTGATTTTTTATTGCTGTCTATCAAGCGATAATTATATATAAAATCGAGGTTTTTTTATTTTCTGCACAAATCTATCCACAGAAAGAGTGAATAAATGTGGGGAATGTCTCATTTAGATGTTTATAACCTCTGGTTGGGAGAGGAGTTATCCCAAATTTGAGGTTTAGTTAGGAAAATATCACGATCTGATCGAATCTTTGTTTACCGATCACCTCTACTATGAAAAAATCACTATTAATAGATATTTATACTTGAGGTCGTCCAGTGATTGATGGCGATGGATACCGCCCTAATGTAGGGATCGTTATCTGCAATAGCCATGGCCAGGTATTTTGGGCTCGACGATATGGACAACATTCTTGGCAGTTTCCGCAAGGTGGTATTGATGATGGTGAAACACCTGAGCAAGCCATGTTTCGTGAATTGTACGAAGAAGTAGGATTAACCAAAAAAGATGTCAGGATAATTGCGTCAAGCCGTCATTGGCTACGTTATAAATTACCTAAACGTTTAGTGCGGTGGGATTCGAAACCTGTTTGTATCGGGCAGAAACAGAAATGGTTTTTGTTGAGCTTGGAGTGCGATGAGTCCAAGGTCAATATGCAGCGAGGTGCTACTCCTGAATTTGATGGATGGCGATGGGTAAGTTATTGGTATCCAGTCCGACAGGTCGTTTCGTTTAAGCGTGATGTTTACCGTCGCGCACTTAAAGAATTTGCACCTGTAGCCATGCCTTTTAAAGAATGGAAAGAGCGAAAATTCAAGCGTAATAATAAAAAGTAAATAAGGTAATATAGAGGTTATTGGCAATATAGAAGGATAATAAGGCTCGTTATGCTGACACAGCTTAGAGAGATAGTTGACAAGGTTGTCAGCGCCCAGACCTTGATAGAAGCGCTAGATCAATTAGTGATGAGCACTTGTCAGGCAATGAAAACAGATTGTTGTTCGGTCTATATTGCTAATCATGAGCGTCAGCTTTATACATTGATGGCAACGCAAGGGCTGCATAAATCGCAGCGGCGTGTGAGTTTACGCTTTAACCAAGGTCTAGTCGGCCTTGTGGGGCGTAGTGCTGAGCTCGTTAATGTTGCTGATGCTCGTGTACACCCTCATTTCAAACATCTCCCAGGGATCGGAGAAGAATCCTTTCGATCGTTTTTTGGCACGCCTATCATTCATCAGCGCCAAGTACTTGGTGTCCTTGTTGTACAGCAACGAGAAAAGCGGGAATTTAATGAAAGTGAAGAATCTTTCTTAGTCACCCTTGCAGCTCAATTATCAGGTATTTTAGCTCATGCGAAAGCACAAGGAATGTGGTTTGAGCAAGGTAATAAATTGCACCTTACTGGATCAGCGGCTTCTGCTGGTGTTGCTGTTGCTAAAGCATGGTGGGACGATACCCAACCATTATTAGAACATGTAGCTCCCACATCTTGTCTTGATGTCAATTTTGAGCAAGAACGTTTAACTATCGCGATAGAAGCGGCCAGTACAGAGTTTCGACGTTTACGTAAACGTTT is part of the Photobacterium angustum genome and harbors:
- the recJ gene encoding single-stranded-DNA-specific exonuclease RecJ, which codes for MIEIKRRPLADTEGFSDQIPPILQRIYASRGIKNDAELERSAKGLLNYNQLHGMTSAVQLLVDALSQNTRIIIVGDFDADGATSSALSVLALRMLGCKNVDYLVPNRFDDGYGLSPEVVEQAIERGAELIMTVDNGVSSIAGVAVAKEKGLTVLVTDHHLPGDCLPIADAIVNPNLNECGFPSKALCGVGVAFYLMLALRAELRQRGWFEQQGIAMPNLAELLDLVALGTVADVVALDGNNRILVHQGLQRIRAGKCRPGIQALIEVANRDPARLVTSDLGFALGPRINAAGRLDDMSFGVELLLCDNIQSARRMASELDGLNQTRKEIEQGMKDEALAICERLKFNQQDMPYGLVLFQRDWHQGVIGILASRIKDKYHRPVIAFADAGNGEIKGSCRSISGLHMRDALDLVDTQNPGMILKFGGHAMAAGLTIPEDKLDAFSKAFDAVVRNVLDEEALKGVLMTDGELGSHELNLDVAEILRAGGPWGQQFPEPTFDGTFRLLHQKLVGGKHLKMMVEPLSGGSVIDAIAFNVDVKRWPDASVQQVGLVYRLDVNEYRGNRSVQLMVEDLIAK
- the dsbC gene encoding bifunctional protein-disulfide isomerase/oxidoreductase DsbC; translation: MHFISRTIVATAVALTAFSAAAKPDEAAISQQLAKIGLTPSSIEASPISGLNEIMTERGIVYASDDGKYFVVGHLYENNGAQPVNLTEQKMAKMNKDKIAAMEKDMIVYPAKNEKYVVTVFTDTSCGYCRKLHNEIKGYNDEGITVRYLAFPRGGERSSNFNQMSAIWGAKDRAKAMDDAKSGNFDTSKITPRPDLVRAQYELGVAMGVNGTPAIVLADGTMIPGYQPPAALRQLLDSQPKS
- the xerD gene encoding site-specific tyrosine recombinase XerD — protein: MENDDVIIERFLDAMWMERGLSENTLSSYRNDLTKLLRWLKQESRNVISVSVDDLQRYQQWLFDKDYKQTSRARMVSAIRRLFQYLHREKMRDDDPSAMLVTPKLPKRLPKDLSEAQVDALLEAPDVNDPIELRDKAMLELLYATGLRVTELVTLTMENISLRQGVVRITGKGDKERLVPMGENAVDWIEQFIETGRPQLLGEKSSDVLFPSRRARQMTRQTFWHRIKHYAVLAGIDADTLSPHVMRHAFATHLLNYGADLRVVQMLLGHSDLSTTQIYTHVATERLKQLHQTHHPRA
- a CDS encoding sigma-54-dependent transcriptional regulator, which produces MDKRNKIGAANSIVVFGGVNQKWLPSMEAAGWSCHRCYDLRAAESLLLEMGPCVGVVDLSNDDFSLHSLAALVNRNKQVRWIAIVRDEQLNNEAISQFIVNFCLDYFSTPVPCERLKQTIGHQSGMLALERQVWPQLGQFGQQGLQGNTPVMKKLRDQVKRVALSDVPVLINGEIGTGKLVVAEALHQASVRAKKPLVRVNCENLQAGWINEVGQNSYLDFANNGVLVLNEFTLLADDRKKEVLKILSDGVYYHPDGSILTLDIRFIATSSHNFEDLSELDTLTRDLYFRLNVVSLTVPALRERGSDIVLLAEFLLLKYARQYNSVAKTFSEQAKAMLLQYQWPGNVRELISQIKRSVLLVETKCIEAEHLDIPRVTEDKQSLKKIREESERTALLTVLENNKGQISAAARELGVSRATMYRLLNKHDLIPPPRCFRQT
- the prfB gene encoding peptide chain release factor 2 (programmed frameshift), whose product is MFEINPIKNRLEDVSARTDTLRGYLDYDAKKERLEEVNAELEQPDVWNEPDRAQALGKERASLEAVVETIDLLDQGVEDVEGLLELAVEENDQETFDEIEPELAELEAKLAKLEFRRMFAGDHDASDCYLDLQAGSGGTEAQDWTSMMLRMYLRWADAKGFKTEIIEISDGDVAGLKSVTVRISGEYAYGWLRTETGVHRLVRKSPFDSGGRRHTSFASAFVYPEIDDNIVIDINPSDLRIDVYRASGAGGQHVNTTESAVRITHLPTNIVVQCQNDRSQHKNKDQAMKQLKAKLFEYEMQKQNAEKQASEDTKSDIGWGSQIRSYVLDDSRIKDLRTGVENRNTQAVLDGDLDRFIEASLKSGL
- the lysS gene encoding lysine--tRNA ligase, which encodes MTDQLQDENKLIAERRAKLDMIRENCKANGHPNDFRRDSLAADLNAKYGEMTKEELEEAGHVFAIAGRIMAKRGPFLAIQDVSGRIQAYASKDVQKELKEKYSGLDIGDIIGIKGALHKSGKGDLYVNMDEYELLTKALRPLPEKFHGLTDQEMRYRQRYVDLIVNDDSRHAFVVRSKVVSAIRSFMVTKGFMEVETPMMHVIPGGATARPFITHHNALDIDMYLRVAPELYLKRLVVGGFERVFEINRNFRNEGLSPRHNPEFTMMEFYMAYADYNDLMDLTEEMLSSIAIDVLGSSKMPYGEFEVEFAGPYTRMSMLDAIKQYNPERAEIQALTYEGVADRELMVKIAKSVHVDVEDFWTCGQLLEEIFGETAEPQLMQPTFITEYPADISPLARRNDENPFITDRFEFFIGGREVANGFSELNDAQDQDQRFKAQVDAKDAGDDEAMYYDADYITALEHGLPPTAGQGIGIDRLVMLFTNTHTIRDVILFPAMRPQSN